The DNA segment TGACGACATTGCCCCCCGATTACCAAACCGTGATCGCACTCCGCAACTTGGAGCGATTGCCCTTCGACGAGGTGGCGCGCCGCATGGAACGTTCCCGGCCGGCCGCGCAGATGCTTTGGATGCGCGCGCTGAAGAAGCTCAGCGAACAGATGGGAACCAGCGAGCTGCTCAAGGTGGATGCGCCGTGAACGCGCCGGAACCGGTCGAGGAAGATTTCCGCATTGCCGAACTGCTGACGCAATACGAAGAACTCCTACGCGCCGGACGCCACGACGCCTGCCGGCGGATGATGCAGGAGCATCCGCAGCTGCTCGAGTTCGCCGATTGCCTCACGGCGCTCGACGCCTTGGCCCGCCTCTCCGGCCCGGTTGATCCGCCGGCGCCCGATGATCCCGACGCCACGCTGCTGGATACGCGCGTTCGCACCGCGGCAATTCCGCTGGGCTCGTTCGGCGACTTCGAACTGTTGCGCGAAATCGGTCGCGGCGGCATGGGCGTCGTGTACCTGGCGCGTCAAAAATCGCTCGATCGCGTCGTGGCGCTCAAGATGATTCTCAGCGGGCAATGGTCGTCCGAGGCAATGATCAGCCGCTTTCACGGCGAAGCGCGGATGGCGGCCGGGTTGCGGCATCCACATATCATTCGCGTCCACGAAGCCGGCGAACTGCATGGTCAGCATTTTCTGGTCATGGAGTACGTCGACGGGCGCAGCCTGGACCGCTTGGTCGAATCCGGACCGCTACCGCCGACCGATGCGGCGCGCTATGTCGCCACCGTCGCCGACGCCGTGCATTACCTGCATCAGTCGGGCATCGTACATCGCGACTTGAAGCCGTCGAACGTGTTGGTCGATTCCGACGATCGCGTTTATGTGACTGATTTCGGGCTCGCGAAGTTGATGGACAACGATGCGCAACTCACGCGGACCGGCGAGTTGCTCGGCACGGCCAGTTACATGTCGCCCGAGCAAGCCGCCGGGCGCACCGCGGAGATCGGCGCAGCGAGCGATATCTACAGCCTCGGCGCAATTCTCTATTACTTGTTAACCGGACGTCCGCCCCACGTCGGCGAGAGTACCTTCGACGTGCTGGTGCAGGTCATGGAGCGCGAGCCGGAATTGCCGCGCAAACTCAACTCGCAAGTTCCGAGCGCGCTCGAACAGATCTGCCTGAAGTGCTTGGAAAAGGCTCCGGAAAACCGCTACCCAAGCGCGGCCGCCTTGGCGGAGGACCTGGAGCGTTACTTGCGAGACGAACCGGTCGAGGCGCGCTCCGCCGGCTGGTGGGACCGCCTCCGTCGTTGGTCTCGCCGCGAACCGGCGCTGTCGACACGGCTCTTCGCGCTCGCTGGCTTCGTCGCGCTGGAGATGTTCGACTACCACATCCTCAGCCAACAGTTCGGCAAATTGCAGCACTATTCGCTGCGCGGATTTCATCTCCCGATGTTGACCCTCGCGGGCGTCTGGGCGACCGGCTGCGTTGCGTTTCAACAATGGCTGGAACACAGCCGCCGGCCGACCATCGTTCGACTGGCCTGGAGCGCCGGCGATATCCTGATGTTGCTGACCGGCTTGATGATCGCCGACGGCGTCGCTAGTGGCCTGGTGGCGGTCTTCCCGCTCCTGATTGTGGCCTCCGGCTTATGGTCGCAGCTGCGCGTCGTGTGGTTCACGACCATCATCGCCGTCACCGCGTACGCGGGCCTGGCGATCGACTTTCACCTCCGCCGCGCGGACTTGCAGTTGAAGTACGACCTGGCCTTCGACCGGCACCTGGCGTTCATCGTGGCGATGCTGCTGCTCGGCGCGACGACGGCACATCAAGTGCGGCGGCTGAAGTCGCTCAGTCGCTACTTCGAGTCCCGTCGGCGCGAGTAAAGCGCCCCAGCTGCATAGG comes from the Planctomycetia bacterium genome and includes:
- a CDS encoding serine/threonine-protein kinase, which gives rise to MNAPEPVEEDFRIAELLTQYEELLRAGRHDACRRMMQEHPQLLEFADCLTALDALARLSGPVDPPAPDDPDATLLDTRVRTAAIPLGSFGDFELLREIGRGGMGVVYLARQKSLDRVVALKMILSGQWSSEAMISRFHGEARMAAGLRHPHIIRVHEAGELHGQHFLVMEYVDGRSLDRLVESGPLPPTDAARYVATVADAVHYLHQSGIVHRDLKPSNVLVDSDDRVYVTDFGLAKLMDNDAQLTRTGELLGTASYMSPEQAAGRTAEIGAASDIYSLGAILYYLLTGRPPHVGESTFDVLVQVMEREPELPRKLNSQVPSALEQICLKCLEKAPENRYPSAAALAEDLERYLRDEPVEARSAGWWDRLRRWSRREPALSTRLFALAGFVALEMFDYHILSQQFGKLQHYSLRGFHLPMLTLAGVWATGCVAFQQWLEHSRRPTIVRLAWSAGDILMLLTGLMIADGVASGLVAVFPLLIVASGLWSQLRVVWFTTIIAVTAYAGLAIDFHLRRADLQLKYDLAFDRHLAFIVAMLLLGATTAHQVRRLKSLSRYFESRRRE